A window of Terriglobales bacterium contains these coding sequences:
- a CDS encoding GTP-binding protein, with translation MAKVKFDRSKPHVNVGTIGHIDHGKTTLTAAITKVLQKHNPKIVFR, from the coding sequence ATGGCGAAAGTAAAATTCGATCGCAGCAAGCCGCACGTGAACGTAGGGACGATCGGACACATCGATCACGGCAAGACCACGTTGACGGCGGCCATCACCAAGGTGCTGCAGAAGCACAACCCGAAGATCGTGTTCCG